The genomic window ACGATCTGAACGCTGTATCCCGGCTGCAGCACTCCCGTTTTTGGCGTGGTAGAGCCGCGCAGCGCGGTGTTGAGTGGGCTGATCTTATAGGCGCCGTTTTCCTTGACCATCGCAGCGCCATTCATGCGCAACACAGTTTCCAGAATCGGTGTTACTGCCGCGCGGTTGATGGGCTGGCTGGTGTGGATGGTGACCGCGCCATTCACCTTGGGATCAATGGTGTAGTTTTCACCCAGCATGTCACCCATAACCACGCGAACCACTTCGCGTAAATCCGCACCTTCAAAGTTCAGCACAATGTCTTGCGGACCTGCAGGCGCTGCAGCCATGTTGGCGGGCTTCACAAAAATCCCTGTCCCCGGAATGATTTTGGGGGCGTCAGCATCTGCTTTCTTGGTTTCCAACATGACGGTCTTCGAATTGGCCTCGGCCTTCACAGGCGCCACAGCCATCGGCGCCACCGTCTGCGCTACTACCTGAGTCTGTGTTGCCGTGGGCTGGCTTGCGCAGCCCACAAAAAATACGTGCATGCAGCACAGCAATGCGGTAGCGATTTTTGTCAGTTGGTGCGGTTGTTTTTTCATTCTGTGTTCCGGATTTTTCGGTTACGCGCGGCTCTAAATTTCTACGAGTCCGTTCACTACTTTTTCTTTAACTCAGTATGTCGCTGCGTTATTTCAGGTGGCGGCGCACCAGGGGCAGATGCGGGTGCACTCGCCGCCAGATGAGGCGCAGCGTTCAGCGTCGTTGGGGCTGCTACCGGCCCTGGAGCCCGCGCCGCCGCGCTCTTGGGCCCTGTTTGAACGTTGAGAACGAGTTCTTCACTCTCCGCCCCCTGACGCAGCACAACCTTTGAGGGCCCAACTTCGCCAACAGTCATACCGCGCACAACTCCGTTCAACGCCACGGTCTCTGCTTTGTTGGTTTGAACGTCCCGCAACTGCGCCGAGCTTCGCTGCGGCGTAATTAGAACACCCACCAAAACAAACTGCCCTTTTTTCATGGCGGCCACGCCGTCTTTACTGGCTACAGCAGAGGATCGACGATTAATAGAAAACAGCGAACGGGATATCAACTCAGGAAAACCGGCGTCCTCGGGCGGCAGACTGAATTCTGGCAAAATATTGAGTGGCTTGGCCGCAACCGCCGGTATGTTGCGCATTTTCAGCAACTCCCGCTGAAGGTTCAGCGCCTGATTCCACTCCCACACCAAAACGCCTGCTAGTAGCAGCGCGGCCAGCGTCAGGGCGATGGCGAGGTACTTCTCGCGTCCCATAGAGGCGTTCATGGGGCGCCTTTCAGGGCGTAGCCCGTCAAATCGAACTGGACGACCAAATCCGGTTCATTGGAAGATTCCACACGATTGACCTGCATGTTGGGTGCGCGAATGGAGAAATTGTCCAAAAACATATAAGGATGCGCCGACTCCAGCCCGTACAACATTCCCTTGACAGCGGTCAATGGAGCGATGAGTTGAACCTGGAGTGTGACTTGGCGGTATAGGCCGTCGTCCTTGTGCGCCAAGACTTGGATACTGTTGACCTTGGCACCGTTTGCATCAAAAACAGATTGGGCTTTCTCTTGCAACTCTGCTGCGGCGAGCGCAGGGCTGGCACCTTTGAGAAAGTGGCGTTTGGCTTCCAAAGCCTTGACTTCGACTGCCTGTTTTTGCAAGGCATCCCGCGTGCCCACAATTCTGGAGTAACGCTCCAAACGACTGGTGGCATCTTCAAACGCCACGTCGTAATGCTGATTGACCAGCCACACAGGCAATGCAACTGCGGCACCGGCGACTGCAATAACCAGGACCAAAATAGCCAGGGCAGCGGCTTTCTTCTGGCGGGGACCAAACTGTTTCATGGCGCCTTACCTCCTACTCCAGTCGGCACAGGTGCGCTTAAGCCAGGCGATAAAGAAGTAGCGTTGTTCTTTGCATCAGAGCGCAATTGAATCTCCAACTGGTACCGCTCCGTTCCAGCAAGTTGCCCCTTAGAGGAGGCCGAAGACAGACTCGCTTCTCGAAAGATGCTGGACTTTTCAAACAGCCCGATGAGCCGCGGCGAAGAAGCTGTCTCGCCCTGAATAAGCAACTTTTTCCCTTTCAGGTCAAAAAACTGTATCCACGTGTCGTCCGGAAGGATGTGCGTCAATTCCTCCATGACCTGGATCACCGCAGGGAAGGCTTGGCGTTTTTCAATCAGATAGTTGTGCTGCAATACGCGGGCTTCCAGTTCAACGCGCACTGCGCTAACCGCCTCTGCCGCTTTTTTCCCCTTGTCAACCCATGGCAGTAATTGCACGACCGCTTCGCGCTTAATAAGCGGAGGGATGGCCACAGCGGCCATACCGAGCAACAGCACAAGCCCAGCCAGCCAGGGGTTTGCACCATGCCGAAGCGGCGAGGGCGCAGCCCCAGCAGCAGCAGCCGGTAGCAAATTGAGGAGCACGCCGGAAGCCAGATTCTCGTCGGCAAAGACCGCCCGAACATCCACCCCCAATCCCAGCAAAATCTTGATTGCCGGATCTACCGTGTCGCGTGGCGCCACCACCAGCTCCAACGTCAATTGCCTGGATTCAAAATCTCTTGCCTTGACCAAGTAGCTGAAGTAAACGCGGTCCAGTGAAAATGGCGTGTGCTGTTCCACTTGGAATTCCAGCACCTGGCGCAAATTCTCCTCAGTGGCCAGGGGCAGGCTGATGGTTTTGCGCAATAGATGGTGATGGGACAGGGAAATGGCAACCGTACGGTTGCCAGCAACCACTGGCTTGACCATTTGCGGGTGAACTTGCTTCAACGTGAGCACCACGTAGCTCTCCAGAGTTGGCCCAGAAGAACGCATCCAACCAGGCACCATGCTGGACAACTCGCCCAGCCACCAGGTTAAGAAACGACTGGTCTTCAGTTGCTTCTTCAACCTCGCCAGAGATTCGTTGAAATTTTCCAATAAAGCTGTCATTTCGTTCCCGAAGATTGTTCGCTCTCGCCCTCACCCCATGCCAGCACAACAACTGGGCGCTTCGGGTCCCGGGTTATCCGGGCAACGGCTTGTCGTACAAACGCTGTGCCATCGGCCATTTTGACTTCACTGCGCACCGCATACGCCGGCAATCCACCCGGCCCAGATGCAAACGCCCCGGCCCCCACGAACACCGGCGCAGGTTGCTGAGAGGCCATCATGCTGGCGCGCAGTACCAGAAACTGCTCCACCATTTCCGGGCTGACACCGGGTATGGCCAACAATGCCTGGCGCTGTGCAACCGCAGTATTGACGCCGGGTTGCCTAGAGTAAACGGTCAACGCCGGCTCCAGTAAACGAAATACCTGGGGCGTCATACCCAGAACCCGCTGCAACTCATCAACGGTTTCAAACGGTGCATTGGGAGGTGTATAACTTTTGCCTGCGGCGACATACTCTGCCTCCTCCGCCCCATGGAGTCTTCTCAGCTTGTCCGTATCCCGCCAATCCTGCACGCTGTCAGCCAGCGCCACAGCAGACTCTTGTGTCATTCCTGCAGACCGAAAAAGTCCCACAAGCAAAAGTTCAGATGCCGTGTTGAGATCAATTTTACCAGACTCGTCCTGAATCGAAACCCGCAGCACACCGTCAGCCAGACTCAGGTCATGCGCCGCGCCATCACCCACCCAGCGATTCAACTCCGTTGGCGGTTTCATCAGTTCATACCATGCGCGGTACACGCCAGCGTCGGCCTGCGCCTGCGCCTGGGCGGCGGACAACAGGTTGCGGGCAATCTGCGCCTCGCCACGCATGCTGAACGCAAAGTTTCCGGCTATTACCGAAAGCAAGGTGACGACCCACAGCACCAGTACCAGCGCTACACCCCGTTGGCGGATCATCGCGGAGCCTCCGGTATCAGCATGGGCGCAACCATAAAATCCGGCCATTCCGAACCGTCTGCAAACCGGACCTGGATCCTGATCAGCATTGGCATCGTCACCACACTGTCCCAGCGATCCATCCAGCGAGGAGCCGCAGCCTCGGTTTCCCGGCCGAAATAACTTAGCCAGATGTCGTCCACCGTGTTGAGTTCGGTGCCCACCAACTGCATCTCCTTCACCGGCTCAAGTGCCGAGAAATCCTGCATGCTCGGATCGACCGGCAAATGCTTCCAGGTCAACCGACGGCCGTTTCCCGTTTGCTCCAGTTCCAGAGCGATGGCATACAGACCACCAACACCAATGCGTGACGGCAAGGGTGCGACGAAATGGAGCTTGTGGCGCTCGCCGACGAACGCAAATCGTTGGGGTAATCCTGCTTTCCAGCGGTAAGGGTAGATACGCTCCAATTCGCGGCGCAGGAAACTCTCCACCGAGCGCACTGAGTTCAGGGTATCAACCTGCTTTTGAACCGAATCCCAACTGCGCACACTCAGTCGCAAGCCGCCAAACAGCAAGACCAGAATCATCCCCAACAATGTCAGCGAGATCAACAACTCCAGGAGGGTGAATCCTCGCTGGTTGGGCAACGCGGGCTGATATCTCCGGCTCATTGGCGCGGCCCCAAGCGCACTGACGAGAGCTCTATCTGCTTGTCTCTTCCGTCTTCCTGCCACGCGACCTGCACGCGCACCAGATATTGGCGCACCGGCATCAACAGCCGGTCTGCTTCGCCGTTATCGTCCACCCGCGCAATATTGACCCGCCACTGCAAGCTGGTCCCGACCCGCCCGCTCTCCTCGCCGGGTACAAGCGCGTTCTCCACCCCTACAGCTGCCAACCTGGACTGTGCCAAAAAAACCGCGCGGCTGTAGCTGTCGGTCAGCCTGGAATTGCGCATGCCGCCCGAAAAAATGTGCAGGATCACCGCCATCGTCAGGGACAGCACGACGAAGGCAACCAGCACCTCCATCAAGGTCATGCCACGACAATGGTTGCGCATGGTTAGTCGAGGATGGCGACCTGCCCGGTCAGCCAGTTGATGTCTACGTCGTAATTGCGATCACGTGCGCTGAGGGTAATACGCCCGCCCGTAGACCCGCCGTCCGGAAAGAATCGAAAGGCGCCGGTAGACCCATTGACCAATTCGGACTGGGCGGTAAACAATTTAACTGCAATACTTTTGGGTAGTTGGTAAACGCGCTGATCGCCGCTCAGTTGAAACTGGTGCGCCTCCACATCCACTGTCAACACCGCTTCCGTTCGGCGTGAAATAGCATCACTGCGCGCCTTGCGCAAGCCTGCCGCCAATTGGCGCGCCGACGCCTTCAGCTCGGTACCCGAGACACCAGAGGAAACCATGGGACCCGCCAGTGTGTAGGCCATCGCCATGATGACCATCACGACCAGCAGTTCGATGATGGTGAAACCGCCCTGTCGGGCACAGTCTACTTTTTGCTGTCTTCCCAACCGTTGATATCCTTGTTTTCTGCGTCGCCACCCTCTTTGTTGTCAGCACCCAAGGAACTGATGTCGTAGGGACCATGCTGACCAGGGGAAACGTACCGGTAGTCGTTGTTCCAGGGGTCTTTTGGTAACGTCTTTTTCTTCAAGTACGGGCCATTCCAACCAGCGAGTCCGGGTGGCTGTTGGACCAGCGCCTGCAGCCCTTCCTGGCTTGTTGGGTAGCGGCCAGTCTCCAGTTTGAACAAGTCCAGACTGCCACCGAATTCCTCGATCTGCAATCTTGCGGTGTCTGACCGGGCTCCACCCAGGTAGCCGATGATCCGCGGCCCAGCAACACCTGCCAACAGACCCAAAATGACCAAAACCACCAGCAACTCAATAAGGGTAAAACCCCGCTGCTTTTGGTCTGCTTGCTTGCGCTTCATCAGTACATTCTCCAAAAATTCATTGCCTATTGACGCTTACATCGCCAAATCGTTCACACTTAATATCGCTACCAGGATGGACATGATGATTCCGCCGATGACCAGACCCAGCCCTAAAATCAGCACGGGCTCCATGAGGGCCAACAGGCGCTTGACCGCGGTTTGCACCTCACGGTCGTAGATATCGGCGACACGGATGAGCATTTCCTGCAGCTTGCCCGTCTCCTCGCCAACCATCACCAAGTGTACCGCCAGCTTGGGAAACAACCCGGTTTCCAACAAAGGCTTACCCAATCCCTTGCCCTCCTTGAGCTGCGCGGCCACCTCGGTCAAGCCTTGGGCCATCACGGTATTGCTCAGGGTTTCCTTCACAATGGACAGTGCAGCCAGCAGGGTCACCCCGTTGCCAATCAGGGTGCCCAGCGTGCGGGAAAACCGTGCGACTTCCAGCTTGCCAATCAGATCACCCAAGAGTGGCAAGTCCAGCAGCCTTTTGTCCCACTTCAGGCGGCTCGCTGGTTCCCGCATCTGTTTTCCAAACCATGCAAACCCGCCCACAACCACCAAAACCATGGCCCACCAGTAATCACGCACCGCATCCCCGGCTGCAATCACAACCTGGGTTGGCAGGGGCAGGGCTTTGCCAGACTCCTCAAACATTTGAGAAAACTGCGGAACCACCCATACCAGCAAGATGGCGACCGATAACACCGAGACCGTAACCAGAATGGCCGGGTAGATCAGCGCAGATTTCACGGTGTCGCGCAACTCTTTGGAGCGCTCCATAAATTCCGTTAAACGCTGCAAGACCACATCCAATGCACCGCCCGCCTCGCCTGCGCGGATCATATTCAGGTAGAAACGCGTGAATACACCTTTGCGCGCATCCATGGCCGTGGACAACGACGCGCCACCGCGCACGTCTTCCCGCAGCTGGCTCATCAGTTGCCGCACAGGCTCGCTGGCGGACAGACTGATCAGAATTTCCAAGCAGCGATCCAATGGCAATCCGGCCTTGAGCAGGGTGGCGATTTCCTGCGTAAAGACGGCAACGTCGTCCTGCGAGATGCGGTTCTTGGCAAAAATACCCCCGCCATTGGTTGGGGCAACACTACTGGCAGCAGCCTCTTCCACGCGAATGGGGATGAGTCCCATGCCCTGCAGGCGCTCAACAATGGCCGCCTGGGAAAGGCCATCCATGCTGCCTTCCTGGGTCTCTCCCTCTGGCGTAACCGCTTTATAGCTAAACAGCGACAAAAATCACTCCTCGCGCGTGACGCGCAGGACCTCTTCAATGGTGGTCACACCCGCCACGGCCTTGGATAGACCATTCTCGTACATGGTCTGCATGCCATCCGCAATGGCCTGTTGCCGGACTTCACCTGAGGTCACGTGGCGCATGATCATGCCGCGTATGGTGTCGGTCATCACCAACAGTTCGACGATGCTGACCCGGCCAGAGTAGCCGGTCCCACCGCACTCTTCACAACCAATGGGGCGGTACAGCACCACGGGGCTTGCGGCTGTGAAACGCGTCAACTGCATTTCTTCTATGACCTCCGGCAAGGCCGGATGCGCCTCACGGCAGTGTGTGCACAGTGTGCGCACCAGGCGCTGGGCCAGGATGCCGTTCACCGTAGAGGTCAACAGGTAGTCATCCATGCCCATATCCAGCAGACGATTGATCGTGCTGGCGGCATCGTTGGTGTGCAGCGTGGACAGCACCATGTGCCCCGTCAACGCAGACTGCACGGCAATCTGGGCCGTTTCCAGGTCGCGGATTTCACCAATCATGATGACATCGGGGTCCTGGCGCACGATGGACCGCAACGCATTGGCAAAGGTCAGACCGATCTGCGGCTTGACCTGGATCTGGTTGATACCCTCCATCTGGTACTCCACCGGGTCTTCCACGGTGAGTATCTTGATATCGGGCTTGTTGAGCTTGTCCAGCGCTGTGTACAGCGTCGTGGTTTTGCCGGAACCCGTGGGGCCTGTAACCAACACGATCCCGTGCGGCTGGTTCAGCACCTGCAGAAAACGCTCCAGAGCCACGGCGTCGAAACCCAGGGTGGCAAAGTCCAGCGTGGTACCGCTCTTGTCCAGGATACGCATCACCACACTTTCACCATGCATGGTGGGCACGGTGGAGACACGCAAATCGATCTCCTTGCCCTGCAGGCGCAGCTTGATGCGCCCGTCTTGCGGCAGGCGGCGCTCCGCAATATCCAGGCTGGCCATGATCTTGATACGCGAGATCACGGCTGCTGAGAATCGCCGCGGGGGTGACTCCACCTCGTGCATGACACCGTCGACCCGGTACCGCACGATCAACCGGTTTTCAAACGGTTCGATATGGATGTCCGACGCACGCGCTTGCAAGGCATGGCTGATGATGAGGCTGACCAGGCGGATGATGGGTGCTTCGGAAGCCAGTTCTTTCAACTGCTGAAGGTCTTCGTTGCCAACATCGTCGTCGCGGGTTTGCGCCTCGCCGACGATCTGGTCCATCGAGGTTTTGCCGGTGCCGTACAAGCGCTCAAATGCAGCATCCATCTCGGATGGCACCGCCAACTGCGGGACGATATTGCGCCCCGTCACCAACCGGAAGGCATTGCGCACATATTCGTCCGCCGGGTCAACCATGGCCAGCACGAGCTGGGCTTCATCTTCCAGCAGGGGCAAAGCCCGCGATTCCTTGATGAAGCGAACCGATACGCGCTCTTCCAGGATAGGCAACTCGGGGTAACTCGCCAGCGGGACCACCGGCACATCCATCTGTATGGAGAGCGCCTCGACAACGTCGCGTTCGGCGGCAAAGCCAGTGCGTGCCAATATGGCGCCAATGCGTTCTTGCTTATTGGTTTCCTGCACGCGCAGTGCGCGTTCCAGGTTGGCGAGGTCGAGCTTTCCACGCTCAATCAGTATTTCTCCAAGACGCATGCTCGACTCAATGACTTTCCGTGAAGAAAAATAGTGCGGATACTAGCATAGGCCTGCTTTGCACCGATCCGGCAAACCGAAGTCAGTACGACTGTTGTGGCCCATAAAAGTTCACCTGCAAACTTTATGTTTACCTGCGGTAGCCTGGCAGACAGGCTTGCTGGCGCATCCGCGACGAGATACTCTGGTGAACATGCTTTGGCCGTTGTTTTCACGCGCTACGCCAGTCCACCGCGATGGATATCATTCACTGGCTGAACAGCGCCTGGCACCCAGCACTGGAAATGTGTAAAGCAGCACCCCTAAATACTACAAAATAGATAGCATAATACTGAGCATCGACGGGGGCCAGAGCCCAATATCGCACATAGTGCCTTGCCCATACCTCCTTCCTGCAATCCATGACCCAGCCGCCCGCCATTGCCACCACGCCTGTCCCAGCCCTGGTCACTGTCATCATCGTCAACTTCAATGGTGGTGACATGATTGGGCAGTGCCTGGCCGCGCTGGCACGGCAAAGTTTTAGGGATTTTGTGACCGTGGTGGTGGACAACAACAGTTCGGACGGATCGGTTGCGGCGATCCGCGCACAGCATCCGCAGGTAGAGGTTCTGGCCTTGGCAGCCAATGCCGGGTTTGCTGGCGGCGTCAACCACGCACTGCGCACCCACGCACCGGGGCCGCTGGTGGCGCTGTTGAATCCGGACGCCTTTCCAGCGGTGGACTGGCTGGAGAACCTGGTGGCAGCCGCTGGCAAACATTCAGAGTTTGCAACGTTTGGCTCCCGAATGTACAGCGACACCGAACAGCAGCACCTGGACGGCGTGGGCGACGCCTACCACGTGAGCGGCCTGCCCTGGCGTCAGGGCCACGGCTGCCGCAACACGGACCAGCACAACCACGCGCGGGAAATCTTCGCGCCCTGCGCCGCCGCAGCCCTGTACCGGCGCAGTGCGCTGGACGCTGTCGGGCTGCTGGATGAGGAGTATTTCCTCTATGTAGAAGACGTAGACCTGGGCTTCAGGCTAAGGCTTGCGGGCTACCGGGCGCTCTACGTGCCCCAGGCGTCGATTCAGCACATAGGCTCGGCCTTTGTCGGGCGCAACAGCGACTTTCAGGTCTACCACGGGCACCGCAATCTGGTGTGGGTCTTTGTGAAGAACATGCCGGGCGTATTGTTCTGGCTCTTCCTGCCATTGCATATTGCGCTCAACCTGGTGACCCTGGTGTGGTTCAGCCTGCGCGGCAAGGGTAGCCTGCTGTGGCGCGCCAAGCGGGATGCCATCCGCGGCATTCCACACTATTGGACCAAGCGCCAGGCAGTGCAAACCCATCGCAAGGCCAGTGTCTGGGCCATCCTGCGCCAGTTGAGCTGGAACCCCTTCTCCCGCTGCGCCTGAGGTGCTTCTGACCAGCCCTAACGGCGGGCCACGATATTCAGCAGATTCAGCGCCATCGCCTGCACGGTAGTAAACAGATGCCCGGTGCGGGTGGGCTCCACCCAAAAGGCCTCTGCAACCCGACCCTTGCCGAGGTACAGGCCACGGTAGTTGTTCAAACCATCTACCGCGCGCTCGTAGTCGCCGCACACCATGGCCGTAGCGTGCTCCTTCAGCGCATCCCTTTTGATCTGAACTTGGTCGGTGATATCGACCACATGGGTGGCTGGCACCGGTGCCCACACCTCATAAAATAGCAACTGCTCCACACTGGCGGCACGGCGGCATAGCGGTTCCAGGAACGCAGCAATACGCACGTGGTCGCGGTGGTAGTCCAGCGGCGACGGCAGTATGACCCAGTCGGGTTGGTAATCGGCCAACAACTGTTGGATCTGGCGCGCCAGTGCGGGACTGCCTTCGAATGCGCCATCCGGCTGGTTCAGCTGCAATGAATCCGTGACGCCCAGGCGCGACAGCGCGCGCACAAACTCACCCTGGCGCACCACGCCCGCACCATCTGGCAAACCTCCGGCCCCACCGCCGTCGGTAACCAGCACCACCTTGACGGGGCACAGCGGCGCCAGGCGTGCCAGCGTGCCACCGCAGCCCAGCGTCTCATCGTCCGGATGCGGCACAAAAACCAACACCTTGCGCGCCTGTGCCAGATCCAGCGGCTGCGGCAGGGGGCAGGGCTGCAGCCCTGCCAATTGCCGCTGGATACGCCTATGGGTAAAAAAGCTGAACATATTGCTCCACCACCGATTCCAGATTGGGTGCCTTGCGCGCCTGAGCCACAGCACGCGCGGCCAGTGCATGCCGCTGTGCCGGTTGGGACACCAAGGCTTCCAGTGCAGACTCCAGCGCCCCCTGGTCCACCGGGATCAACCAGGCGCCACTGCCCATGACCTCGGGCACACCACCTACCGCCGTGCAGATGCAGGGCAGCCCGGCGATGAGCGCCTCAAAGTTGGCCAGCCCAAATGACTCGGTCACCGAGGTACTGACGTAGGCATTGGCCGCCGCGTAGTACGGCTGCACATCGTCCACCATGGCAAAGTGAATACGGTCCCCGAAACCGGCGGCGTCGGCTAGCTGCTGCAGGCCACCGCGGTCCCCGTCGCCCAGAAGGTGGAGGTGCAAAGCAGGGTAACGCTGGGCCAGGCTGGCACAGGCGGCCACCACAATATCAAAGCGCTTCAGGGGCACCAAGCGGCCGACGCCCAGTACGTGGAAATCCTGCGGGGACCAGCCCAGTGATTGGCACGCGACTTCGCGGTCTACCAACGTCATCACCGGCGCCGCGTGGCTGATGGTATGCCAGTGCGGCGGGTTAAAGGGCAGCGCCAGGTCTCGCGCCAATTGGTCCAACGCAAGCTGTGTGGGTGCGGTCACCCAGTGTGCCCGACGCAGCACAAACGCTTCCAACCGCCGCAGCCAGCGCTGCATGCGTGGTCCTTGCACCAGCCCGTCTTCGTGGGTGGCACGGCTGTAGCAGCCAAAGCCATGTTCGGTGATGCCCCAGCGCACGCCCTGCAAACCCAGGCGTTTGCGCCCCAGCCAAAAACCCAGGCCCAGCCACGGGTCGTGCAGGTGGACCGCGGTGTAGCCTTCCTGCCGGGCGACGTGGGCGGCAAACCAGCCCATGTGCATGCGTTCTGCCAGCGCACCCAGCACCTGCTGCACCGACGGCCTGCTTGCGACACCCGGCAGCCGGCGCAAACGCGCAAGCCATCGGTAACGCTTGTCTTGGGATGCAGTGGGCAGATCTTCCTGACACAGGTAGCGCACCCGCCACGCCTTGTTGGTCAGCGCATCAACGACAGGCATCAGACTGCGCCCCAGGCCGTAGCGGCGGTCACCGGACATCTCCCGCGTAACCATCAACACACTGCGGGGGAGTTCAGTCATGCAACAGCTTCCATCAGCGGCATTCGGCGCCTGAGGAGTTTCACGCCTCGGCAGGGCTCACGCGTTCGCCGGGCGTTAGGGCGCCGGCAACACTCTGCCAGCTGCGCGGCAGAGACACGACACCCTGCTCCAAGGTCTTCTGGCTGAAATGCAGGGTTG from Rhodoferax sp. AJA081-3 includes these protein-coding regions:
- a CDS encoding PilN domain-containing protein, producing the protein MTALLENFNESLARLKKQLKTSRFLTWWLGELSSMVPGWMRSSGPTLESYVVLTLKQVHPQMVKPVVAGNRTVAISLSHHHLLRKTISLPLATEENLRQVLEFQVEQHTPFSLDRVYFSYLVKARDFESRQLTLELVVAPRDTVDPAIKILLGLGVDVRAVFADENLASGVLLNLLPAAAAGAAPSPLRHGANPWLAGLVLLLGMAAVAIPPLIKREAVVQLLPWVDKGKKAAEAVSAVRVELEARVLQHNYLIEKRQAFPAVIQVMEELTHILPDDTWIQFFDLKGKKLLIQGETASSPRLIGLFEKSSIFREASLSSASSKGQLAGTERYQLEIQLRSDAKNNATSLSPGLSAPVPTGVGGKAP
- a CDS encoding GspH/FimT family pseudopilin; its protein translation is MGRQQKVDCARQGGFTIIELLVVMVIMAMAYTLAGPMVSSGVSGTELKASARQLAAGLRKARSDAISRRTEAVLTVDVEAHQFQLSGDQRVYQLPKSIAVKLFTAQSELVNGSTGAFRFFPDGGSTGGRITLSARDRNYDVDINWLTGQVAILD
- the gspM gene encoding type II secretion system protein GspM, producing MKQFGPRQKKAAALAILVLVIAVAGAAVALPVWLVNQHYDVAFEDATSRLERYSRIVGTRDALQKQAVEVKALEAKRHFLKGASPALAAAELQEKAQSVFDANGAKVNSIQVLAHKDDGLYRQVTLQVQLIAPLTAVKGMLYGLESAHPYMFLDNFSIRAPNMQVNRVESSNEPDLVVQFDLTGYALKGAP
- a CDS encoding type II secretion system F family protein is translated as MDGLSQAAIVERLQGMGLIPIRVEEAAASSVAPTNGGGIFAKNRISQDDVAVFTQEIATLLKAGLPLDRCLEILISLSASEPVRQLMSQLREDVRGGASLSTAMDARKGVFTRFYLNMIRAGEAGGALDVVLQRLTEFMERSKELRDTVKSALIYPAILVTVSVLSVAILLVWVVPQFSQMFEESGKALPLPTQVVIAAGDAVRDYWWAMVLVVVGGFAWFGKQMREPASRLKWDKRLLDLPLLGDLIGKLEVARFSRTLGTLIGNGVTLLAALSIVKETLSNTVMAQGLTEVAAQLKEGKGLGKPLLETGLFPKLAVHLVMVGEETGKLQEMLIRVADIYDREVQTAVKRLLALMEPVLILGLGLVIGGIIMSILVAILSVNDLAM
- the gspG gene encoding type II secretion system major pseudopilin GspG, with the translated sequence MKRKQADQKQRGFTLIELLVVLVILGLLAGVAGPRIIGYLGGARSDTARLQIEEFGGSLDLFKLETGRYPTSQEGLQALVQQPPGLAGWNGPYLKKKTLPKDPWNNDYRYVSPGQHGPYDISSLGADNKEGGDAENKDINGWEDSKK
- a CDS encoding general secretion pathway protein GspK; protein product: MLWVVTLLSVIAGNFAFSMRGEAQIARNLLSAAQAQAQADAGVYRAWYELMKPPTELNRWVGDGAAHDLSLADGVLRVSIQDESGKIDLNTASELLLVGLFRSAGMTQESAVALADSVQDWRDTDKLRRLHGAEEAEYVAAGKSYTPPNAPFETVDELQRVLGMTPQVFRLLEPALTVYSRQPGVNTAVAQRQALLAIPGVSPEMVEQFLVLRASMMASQQPAPVFVGAGAFASGPGGLPAYAVRSEVKMADGTAFVRQAVARITRDPKRPVVVLAWGEGESEQSSGTK
- the gspE gene encoding type II secretion system ATPase GspE; amino-acid sequence: MRLGEILIERGKLDLANLERALRVQETNKQERIGAILARTGFAAERDVVEALSIQMDVPVVPLASYPELPILEERVSVRFIKESRALPLLEDEAQLVLAMVDPADEYVRNAFRLVTGRNIVPQLAVPSEMDAAFERLYGTGKTSMDQIVGEAQTRDDDVGNEDLQQLKELASEAPIIRLVSLIISHALQARASDIHIEPFENRLIVRYRVDGVMHEVESPPRRFSAAVISRIKIMASLDIAERRLPQDGRIKLRLQGKEIDLRVSTVPTMHGESVVMRILDKSGTTLDFATLGFDAVALERFLQVLNQPHGIVLVTGPTGSGKTTTLYTALDKLNKPDIKILTVEDPVEYQMEGINQIQVKPQIGLTFANALRSIVRQDPDVIMIGEIRDLETAQIAVQSALTGHMVLSTLHTNDAASTINRLLDMGMDDYLLTSTVNGILAQRLVRTLCTHCREAHPALPEVIEEMQLTRFTAASPVVLYRPIGCEECGGTGYSGRVSIVELLVMTDTIRGMIMRHVTSGEVRQQAIADGMQTMYENGLSKAVAGVTTIEEVLRVTREE
- a CDS encoding prepilin-type N-terminal cleavage/methylation domain-containing protein; translated protein: MSRRYQPALPNQRGFTLLELLISLTLLGMILVLLFGGLRLSVRSWDSVQKQVDTLNSVRSVESFLRRELERIYPYRWKAGLPQRFAFVGERHKLHFVAPLPSRIGVGGLYAIALELEQTGNGRRLTWKHLPVDPSMQDFSALEPVKEMQLVGTELNTVDDIWLSYFGRETEAAAPRWMDRWDSVVTMPMLIRIQVRFADGSEWPDFMVAPMLIPEAPR
- a CDS encoding prepilin-type N-terminal cleavage/methylation domain-containing protein — translated: MRNHCRGMTLMEVLVAFVVLSLTMAVILHIFSGGMRNSRLTDSYSRAVFLAQSRLAAVGVENALVPGEESGRVGTSLQWRVNIARVDDNGEADRLLMPVRQYLVRVQVAWQEDGRDKQIELSSVRLGPRQ
- a CDS encoding glycosyltransferase family 2 protein, whose amino-acid sequence is MTQPPAIATTPVPALVTVIIVNFNGGDMIGQCLAALARQSFRDFVTVVVDNNSSDGSVAAIRAQHPQVEVLALAANAGFAGGVNHALRTHAPGPLVALLNPDAFPAVDWLENLVAAAGKHSEFATFGSRMYSDTEQQHLDGVGDAYHVSGLPWRQGHGCRNTDQHNHAREIFAPCAAAALYRRSALDAVGLLDEEYFLYVEDVDLGFRLRLAGYRALYVPQASIQHIGSAFVGRNSDFQVYHGHRNLVWVFVKNMPGVLFWLFLPLHIALNLVTLVWFSLRGKGSLLWRAKRDAIRGIPHYWTKRQAVQTHRKASVWAILRQLSWNPFSRCA